One Tomitella gaofuii DNA segment encodes these proteins:
- a CDS encoding MalY/PatB family protein: MPTFAELDAITLDDLRSDGTTKWVREDGAIGAFVAEMDFGVAPAITAALHREVDRGAFAYLPQRYVTGMQSSVARYLHGACGWDVDPARVHQMPDVVAAYRAAIRYFSRPGSKVIVPTPAYMPFLSVPPDEGREVIEVPMLRDGGGRHFADDLAALERAFDDGGGLLVLCNPHNPTGRVFTRDELQAIEELVERKGGRVFSDEIWMPLVFGDHRHIPYASTGSAAAGHSVTATAASKAFNIPGLKCAQLITTNDADEALWRRVGFMPMHGAANLGLAATTAAFDSGAPWLLDVRAYLQRNVQALAEFLAERLPHVGFRPPEGTYVAWLDLSAYRIEGAPAEFLLEHAGVACTEGTDCGAAGAGHVRFIFAMPRPVMLDALERIAKALEAVSLRE, translated from the coding sequence ATGCCCACCTTCGCCGAACTCGACGCCATCACCCTCGACGACCTCCGCTCTGACGGCACCACCAAGTGGGTGCGCGAAGACGGAGCCATCGGGGCCTTCGTCGCCGAGATGGACTTCGGCGTGGCCCCGGCCATCACGGCCGCGCTGCATCGGGAGGTCGACAGGGGCGCCTTCGCGTACCTGCCCCAGCGGTACGTCACCGGGATGCAGTCCTCCGTCGCCCGCTACCTCCACGGGGCGTGCGGCTGGGACGTCGACCCCGCACGAGTGCACCAGATGCCCGACGTGGTCGCCGCCTACCGGGCCGCCATCCGCTACTTCAGCCGTCCCGGCTCCAAGGTCATCGTCCCCACGCCCGCATACATGCCGTTCCTCAGCGTGCCGCCCGACGAGGGCCGCGAGGTGATCGAGGTGCCGATGCTGCGTGACGGCGGCGGCCGGCACTTCGCTGACGACCTGGCCGCCCTCGAGCGCGCCTTCGACGACGGCGGCGGGCTGCTCGTGCTGTGCAACCCGCACAATCCCACCGGTCGCGTGTTCACCCGCGACGAGCTGCAGGCGATCGAGGAACTGGTGGAGCGCAAGGGCGGACGCGTGTTCTCCGACGAGATCTGGATGCCGCTGGTGTTCGGCGACCACCGCCACATCCCCTACGCCTCGACCGGTTCTGCCGCCGCGGGGCACTCCGTGACGGCGACGGCCGCGTCGAAGGCTTTCAACATCCCCGGCCTCAAGTGCGCCCAGCTCATCACCACCAACGACGCGGACGAGGCGCTGTGGCGGCGGGTGGGTTTCATGCCGATGCACGGCGCCGCCAACCTGGGGCTCGCCGCGACGACGGCCGCGTTCGACTCGGGCGCCCCGTGGCTCCTCGATGTGCGCGCATACCTCCAGCGGAATGTGCAGGCGCTGGCGGAGTTCCTGGCGGAGCGCCTGCCGCACGTGGGGTTCCGGCCGCCCGAGGGCACCTATGTGGCGTGGCTGGACCTGTCCGCGTACCGGATCGAAGGGGCGCCCGCGGAGTTCCTGCTGGAGCACGCCGGGGTCGCGTGCACCGAGGGCACCGACTGCGGCGCGGCCGGGGCCGGGCACGTGCGGTTCATCTTCGCCATGCCGCGGCCCGTCATGCTCGACGCGCTCGAACGCATCGCCAAGGCACTCGAGGCGGTGTCGCTGCGGGAGTGA
- a CDS encoding MFS transporter produces the protein MTAAPPGPSVVMVAVTTGQAARDGGIDRFRTRLGGLTWAHLLNDGASNYLPGVLPAVLATLDQPAKMAGVLVTALTIGQALQPFTGRLADRIGGRSLIMIGLTTSSVGGGLLGVAHSLWSMIALLVLIGVGNAFFHPQALAGIRAMMAGRQGLVTSAFLVGGELGRGLWPTLASLIVAHLGLGGLWILAVPGLVTVPWILRWAPSLPDRRGQGRAIRWRTHARPLAVLIGYQGIRTVTVFSFVTFLPILWDSRGESLVSGASVITTMTVVGVVGNFAGGHLSDRVGRRPVLIASALGAAVLVAPMAYLDGPWAWIVAGALGIALFMTAPVTVLIGQDIFPENRSMGSGIALGFANGVGALLVFVIGLGIGDDVAGVFWVLCGLSAAGAVTALLFAPDLMR, from the coding sequence TTGACAGCGGCGCCGCCGGGGCCGAGCGTCGTGATGGTGGCGGTGACGACGGGGCAGGCGGCGCGGGACGGCGGCATCGACCGGTTTCGCACCCGGCTGGGCGGCCTCACCTGGGCGCACCTGCTCAACGACGGCGCATCGAACTATTTGCCCGGCGTGCTGCCGGCGGTGCTCGCCACCCTCGACCAGCCCGCGAAGATGGCCGGCGTGCTCGTCACGGCGCTCACCATCGGGCAGGCGCTCCAACCGTTCACCGGGCGCCTGGCCGACAGGATCGGCGGACGTAGCCTCATCATGATCGGCCTCACCACGAGCTCCGTCGGCGGCGGGCTGCTGGGCGTGGCGCACAGCCTGTGGTCGATGATCGCACTGCTGGTGCTCATCGGCGTCGGCAACGCGTTCTTCCATCCGCAGGCGCTCGCCGGCATCCGCGCGATGATGGCCGGCCGTCAGGGCCTCGTCACCTCGGCGTTCCTCGTCGGAGGCGAGCTGGGTCGCGGCCTGTGGCCCACGCTCGCCAGCCTCATCGTCGCCCACCTGGGGCTCGGCGGTCTGTGGATCCTCGCCGTGCCCGGCCTCGTGACGGTGCCATGGATCCTGCGGTGGGCGCCGTCGTTGCCGGACCGGCGCGGACAGGGCAGGGCGATCCGATGGCGCACGCACGCGCGGCCCCTCGCCGTGCTCATCGGCTACCAGGGGATCCGGACAGTCACCGTCTTCTCGTTCGTCACCTTCCTGCCGATTCTGTGGGACTCCCGCGGCGAAAGCCTGGTGAGCGGCGCGTCGGTGATCACCACGATGACGGTGGTGGGGGTGGTGGGCAACTTCGCGGGCGGGCACCTCAGCGACAGGGTGGGACGGCGGCCGGTGCTCATCGCATCGGCGCTGGGCGCGGCCGTGCTCGTCGCCCCGATGGCCTACCTGGACGGGCCGTGGGCGTGGATCGTGGCCGGCGCACTGGGCATCGCGCTGTTCATGACGGCGCCGGTAACGGTGCTGATAGGCCAGGACATCTTCCCGGAGAACCGGTCGATGGGCTCGGGAATCGCGCTGGGGTTCGCCAACGGTGTGGGGGCGCTGCTCGTGTTCGTGATCGGGCTGGGCATCGGCGACGACGTGGCCGGCGTGTTCTGGGTGCTGTGCGGGCTGAGCGCCGCGGGGGCGGTGACGGCGTTGCTGTTCGCCCCGGATCTCATGCGGTGA
- a CDS encoding helix-turn-helix domain-containing protein, with protein MVLRFRNLDVTPEDPVEQWGVEGLLTAIDRGSLRDWRRIGAAVDLEPYGALAEQLDTALELAEDVGVVAVLRRRLAAAQDRAARSLVTDRLNENTARFGGTAAAFARAVGTSPSRMSTYLRGTVMPSAAVLVKAELIAEAAARRREADGPPQAATDFRPPSA; from the coding sequence ATGGTGTTGCGATTCCGGAATCTCGACGTCACACCCGAGGACCCAGTTGAGCAGTGGGGTGTCGAGGGCCTGCTGACTGCGATCGACCGCGGCTCGCTCAGGGATTGGCGGCGCATCGGCGCTGCAGTCGATCTGGAGCCCTACGGTGCACTGGCAGAACAGCTCGATACTGCTCTCGAACTGGCAGAGGACGTCGGCGTCGTCGCCGTCCTGCGTCGCCGACTGGCGGCCGCGCAGGATCGGGCGGCGCGGTCGCTCGTCACGGACCGCCTCAACGAGAACACAGCCCGGTTCGGGGGCACAGCGGCCGCATTCGCCCGTGCGGTCGGAACGTCGCCGTCACGTATGTCCACCTACCTGCGGGGGACCGTGATGCCGTCCGCCGCCGTGCTGGTGAAGGCCGAGTTGATCGCCGAAGCGGCGGCACGGCGGCGCGAGGCCGACGGGCCGCCGCAGGCCGCTACAGATTTCCGGCCGCCATCAGCTTGA
- a CDS encoding SRPBCC domain-containing protein: MTPPRAYGTLTTDDGRPTLRFELDVPYPVERVWRAVSVPAELEQFFPAAAPWTPVTGEEVDLGGPVLTVTEASPPHRLEWTFAGQPQSFALSEQGDGCTLVFTHVIGDLPAAQTAAGWECYLSRLEPHLAGGHRTEAEAHEHWLQIHDLYAEKFGVDPEPGRAWAAANLGGGAG; encoded by the coding sequence ATGACTCCGCCCCGCGCCTACGGCACGCTCACCACGGACGATGGCCGCCCGACGCTCCGGTTCGAGCTGGACGTGCCCTATCCGGTGGAGCGCGTGTGGCGGGCGGTGAGCGTTCCGGCCGAGCTTGAGCAGTTCTTCCCCGCCGCCGCACCGTGGACGCCCGTCACCGGCGAAGAGGTCGACCTGGGCGGTCCGGTACTCACGGTCACGGAGGCGAGCCCGCCACACCGGCTGGAGTGGACGTTCGCCGGCCAGCCGCAGAGCTTCGCGCTGTCGGAGCAGGGCGACGGCTGCACGCTGGTGTTCACGCACGTCATCGGCGACCTGCCCGCGGCGCAGACGGCCGCGGGGTGGGAGTGCTACCTCTCGCGGCTCGAACCGCATCTGGCGGGCGGGCACCGCACCGAAGCGGAGGCGCACGAGCACTGGCTGCAGATCCACGACCTGTATGCGGAGAAGTTCGGCGTCGACCCAGAGCCGGGCCGCGCCTGGGCCGCGGCGAATCTGGGCGGCGGCGCCGGCTGA
- a CDS encoding class I SAM-dependent methyltransferase has protein sequence MQQMDRWVFGDSRQWACGQASGEVLEVAVGTGLNLPLYPEDAALTGIDLSEEMLAQARDRAASLGRKVTLRQADAHALPFDDGAFDTAVCTFGLCAIPDIDRAVAEMHRVLRLGGKLILVDHVASTSRIARGVQRGLEAFSIPLGGEHFRRRPHDNVVAAGFVVERADRFKLGVVERLVARKPQ, from the coding sequence ATGCAGCAGATGGACCGCTGGGTGTTCGGCGACTCGCGGCAATGGGCCTGCGGGCAGGCGTCCGGCGAGGTCCTCGAGGTGGCCGTGGGCACGGGGCTCAACCTGCCCCTCTACCCGGAGGACGCCGCACTGACCGGCATCGACCTCAGCGAGGAGATGCTGGCGCAGGCCCGCGACAGGGCTGCGTCGCTGGGCCGCAAGGTGACGCTGCGCCAGGCCGATGCGCACGCGCTGCCCTTCGACGACGGGGCATTCGACACGGCGGTGTGCACGTTCGGGTTGTGCGCCATCCCGGACATCGACAGGGCCGTGGCCGAGATGCACAGGGTGTTGCGCCTGGGCGGGAAGCTCATTCTCGTCGACCACGTCGCCAGCACGTCCCGGATCGCGCGCGGGGTGCAGCGAGGGCTGGAAGCGTTCTCGATCCCGCTGGGCGGCGAGCACTTCCGCCGCAGGCCTCACGACAACGTGGTCGCCGCGGGATTCGTTGTGGAAAGGGCGGACCGGTTCAAGCTCGGCGTGGTGGAGCGGCTCGTCGCAAGGAAACCGCAGTAA
- a CDS encoding FAD-dependent monooxygenase, whose protein sequence is MRIGIIGAGIGGLVAAAGLQADGHDVVVFERSGTPGAVGAGLTLFANAFAALDAIGLGDTVRAVSGDALGRMRSGQRRPSGRWLVSVSPGSGPAVRSLHRAELHSALLAPLAEGTVRAGRTARAAPGGAPVVTVDGSEESFDLVIAADGVRSTARTAWGLDCGVRYAGYTAWRGVTASRGHLADEAGETWGAGARFGIVPLPDDRVYWFAVLTAEEGTDFGDEPALLRARFGGWHAPIPALLDATPRSALLRHDIHDLAALPPRFVAGRGVLLGDAAHAMTPDLGQGAGQAIEDAVTLVLLLRSAGALDAALDEYDRLRRRRARALWRGSRLAGSVTQASHPAVVAARDVLMRAMPAGVAVRASARVARWQEPQRVSPGESR, encoded by the coding sequence ATGCGTATCGGAATCATCGGCGCCGGCATCGGCGGGCTCGTCGCCGCGGCCGGACTGCAGGCCGACGGCCACGACGTCGTCGTCTTCGAACGGAGCGGCACCCCCGGTGCGGTCGGCGCCGGGCTGACCCTGTTCGCCAACGCGTTCGCTGCGCTCGACGCGATCGGGCTGGGCGACACCGTCCGGGCCGTCAGCGGCGACGCGCTGGGCCGGATGCGGTCCGGGCAGCGACGCCCGTCGGGACGATGGCTCGTCTCCGTGTCGCCCGGATCCGGTCCGGCGGTGCGCAGCCTGCACCGCGCGGAGCTGCATTCCGCGCTCCTCGCGCCGCTCGCCGAGGGAACGGTGCGCGCGGGTCGCACTGCCCGGGCGGCCCCCGGCGGCGCGCCCGTCGTCACGGTGGACGGCAGCGAGGAGTCGTTCGACCTGGTCATTGCCGCGGACGGGGTGCGCAGCACCGCCCGCACGGCGTGGGGACTCGACTGCGGCGTCCGCTACGCCGGATACACCGCCTGGCGCGGCGTTACGGCGTCGCGCGGGCACCTCGCGGACGAGGCGGGGGAGACGTGGGGCGCGGGCGCGCGGTTCGGAATCGTGCCCCTGCCCGACGACCGCGTCTACTGGTTCGCCGTGCTCACCGCCGAGGAGGGCACGGACTTCGGCGACGAGCCCGCGCTGCTGCGCGCGCGGTTCGGCGGTTGGCATGCGCCGATCCCCGCGCTGCTCGACGCGACTCCGAGATCCGCGCTGTTGCGGCACGACATCCACGACCTCGCAGCGTTGCCACCGCGGTTCGTCGCGGGACGGGGAGTGCTGCTCGGCGACGCCGCCCACGCGATGACCCCGGACCTGGGCCAGGGCGCCGGGCAGGCCATCGAGGACGCCGTCACCCTGGTGCTGCTGCTGCGCAGTGCGGGGGCGCTCGACGCGGCGTTGGACGAGTACGACCGGCTGCGACGACGGCGGGCGCGGGCTCTCTGGCGCGGTTCGCGTCTGGCGGGGAGCGTGACGCAGGCGTCGCATCCGGCCGTGGTGGCCGCGCGGGACGTGCTGATGCGGGCGATGCCGGCGGGCGTGGCGGTGCGAGCGTCGGCACGCGTGGCGCGGTGGCAGGAACCGCAGCGGGTTTCTCCGGGCGAATCCCGATGA